One genomic window of Muntiacus reevesi chromosome 4, mMunRee1.1, whole genome shotgun sequence includes the following:
- the HEMK1 gene encoding MTRF1L release factor glutamine methyltransferase isoform X1, with protein sequence MLRALLSGLGWRRGIWGCAFSSWQPHQPLTGLLSATKVVSHWTAVFEEKGIPEARESSEYIVAHVLGAKTFQSLRPELWTQPLTPWQLQCIQELSSYRLQRMPVQYILGEWDFQGLNLKMAPPVFIPRPETEELVEWVLEEVAQGPRVVGAEGGPLILEVGCGSGAISLSLLSRLPQSRVTAVDKGEAAVCLTHENAQRLRLQDRIQIVPFDVTLVESWAHLLPWGPVDLVVSNPPYIFHRDMENLAPEILRYEDPLALDGGEEGMDIITHILALAPQLLKDSGSVFLEVDPQHPELVGSWLQSQSDLSLHLVAVRRDFCGRPRFLHIKRSGPQRGSPVDAWPGRQPARVPG encoded by the exons ATGCTGAGGGCCCTCCTCTCTGGCCTGGGGTGGAGGAGAGGCATTTGGGGCTGCGCCTTTAGCTCATGGCAACCCCATCAACCTCTGACTGGGTTGTTGAGTGCCACCAAAGTGGTCAGCCACTGGACAGCGGTCTTTGAGGAAAAGGGCATCCCTGAGGCCCGGGAATCCAGTGAGTACATCGTGGCTCATGTCCTTGGAGCCAAAACA TTTCAGAGCCTGAGGCCAGAACTTTGGACCCAGCCCCTGACCCCTTGGCAGCTACAGTGTATCCAGGAGCTGAGTAGCTACCGTTTGCAAAG GATGCCTGTGCAGTACATCCTTGGTGAATGGGACTTTCAGGGTCTCAATCTGAAGATGGCGCCCCCAGTTTTCATCCCTAGGCCAGAAACAGAG GAGCTGGTTGAATGGGTGCTGGAGGAGGTGGCACAAGGACCCCGCGTGGTGGGAGCTGAAGGCGGCCCCCTCATCTTAGAGGTGGGCTGTGGATCAGGAGCCATCTCCCTCAGCCTGCTGAGCAGGCTTCCCCAG AGCCGAGTCACTGCTGTGGATAAGGGAGAAGCCGCCGTCTGCCTGACCCATGAGAATGCTCAGAG GCTTCGGTTGCAGGACAGGATTCAGATCGTCCCCTTCGATGTGACCTTAG TGGAGAGCTGGGCGCACCTTCTACCCTGGGGCCCTGTGGACCTGGTCGTCAGCAACCCTCCCTACATTTTCCACCGGGACATGGAGAACCTGGCTCCTGAGATCCTCAG ATATGAAGACCCATTAGCCCTGGATGGTGGTGAGGAGGGCATGGACATCATTACCCACATCCTGGCCCTGGCTCCTCAGCTCCTGAAGGACTCTGG AAGCGTCTTCTTGGAAGTGGACCCACAACACCCAGAGCTCGTTGGCAGCTGGCTTCAGAGCCAGTCTGACCTGTCCCTTCATCTCGTGGCTGTGCGCAGGGACTTCTGTGGGAG GCCACGGTTCCTACATATCAAGAGGTCTGGGCCACAGCGTGGTTCCCCTGTGGATGCCTGGCCAGGGCGCCAACCTGCCAGAGTGCCTGGCTGA
- the HEMK1 gene encoding MTRF1L release factor glutamine methyltransferase isoform X3, which translates to MSLEPKQMPVQYILGEWDFQGLNLKMAPPVFIPRPETEELVEWVLEEVAQGPRVVGAEGGPLILEVGCGSGAISLSLLSRLPQSRVTAVDKGEAAVCLTHENAQRLRLQDRIQIVPFDVTLVESWAHLLPWGPVDLVVSNPPYIFHRDMENLAPEILRYEDPLALDGGEEGMDIITHILALAPQLLKDSGSVFLEVDPQHPELVGSWLQSQSDLSLHLVAVRRDFCGRPRFLHIKRSGPQRGSPVDAWPGRQPARVPG; encoded by the exons ATGTCCTTGGAGCCAAAACA GATGCCTGTGCAGTACATCCTTGGTGAATGGGACTTTCAGGGTCTCAATCTGAAGATGGCGCCCCCAGTTTTCATCCCTAGGCCAGAAACAGAG GAGCTGGTTGAATGGGTGCTGGAGGAGGTGGCACAAGGACCCCGCGTGGTGGGAGCTGAAGGCGGCCCCCTCATCTTAGAGGTGGGCTGTGGATCAGGAGCCATCTCCCTCAGCCTGCTGAGCAGGCTTCCCCAG AGCCGAGTCACTGCTGTGGATAAGGGAGAAGCCGCCGTCTGCCTGACCCATGAGAATGCTCAGAG GCTTCGGTTGCAGGACAGGATTCAGATCGTCCCCTTCGATGTGACCTTAG TGGAGAGCTGGGCGCACCTTCTACCCTGGGGCCCTGTGGACCTGGTCGTCAGCAACCCTCCCTACATTTTCCACCGGGACATGGAGAACCTGGCTCCTGAGATCCTCAG ATATGAAGACCCATTAGCCCTGGATGGTGGTGAGGAGGGCATGGACATCATTACCCACATCCTGGCCCTGGCTCCTCAGCTCCTGAAGGACTCTGG AAGCGTCTTCTTGGAAGTGGACCCACAACACCCAGAGCTCGTTGGCAGCTGGCTTCAGAGCCAGTCTGACCTGTCCCTTCATCTCGTGGCTGTGCGCAGGGACTTCTGTGGGAG GCCACGGTTCCTACATATCAAGAGGTCTGGGCCACAGCGTGGTTCCCCTGTGGATGCCTGGCCAGGGCGCCAACCTGCCAGAGTGCCTGGCTGA
- the HEMK1 gene encoding MTRF1L release factor glutamine methyltransferase isoform X2, which translates to MTRVASVGPTSNINERNPGQGSQPLMFSMGQFQSLRPELWTQPLTPWQLQCIQELSSYRLQRMPVQYILGEWDFQGLNLKMAPPVFIPRPETEELVEWVLEEVAQGPRVVGAEGGPLILEVGCGSGAISLSLLSRLPQSRVTAVDKGEAAVCLTHENAQRLRLQDRIQIVPFDVTLVESWAHLLPWGPVDLVVSNPPYIFHRDMENLAPEILRYEDPLALDGGEEGMDIITHILALAPQLLKDSGSVFLEVDPQHPELVGSWLQSQSDLSLHLVAVRRDFCGRPRFLHIKRSGPQRGSPVDAWPGRQPARVPG; encoded by the exons ATGACCAGGGTGGCCAGTGTTGGACCCACCAGCAACATCAACGAGAGAAACCCGGGTCAGGGGAGCCAGCCACTCATGTTCTCTATGGGTCAGTTTCAGAGCCTGAGGCCAGAACTTTGGACCCAGCCCCTGACCCCTTGGCAGCTACAGTGTATCCAGGAGCTGAGTAGCTACCGTTTGCAAAG GATGCCTGTGCAGTACATCCTTGGTGAATGGGACTTTCAGGGTCTCAATCTGAAGATGGCGCCCCCAGTTTTCATCCCTAGGCCAGAAACAGAG GAGCTGGTTGAATGGGTGCTGGAGGAGGTGGCACAAGGACCCCGCGTGGTGGGAGCTGAAGGCGGCCCCCTCATCTTAGAGGTGGGCTGTGGATCAGGAGCCATCTCCCTCAGCCTGCTGAGCAGGCTTCCCCAG AGCCGAGTCACTGCTGTGGATAAGGGAGAAGCCGCCGTCTGCCTGACCCATGAGAATGCTCAGAG GCTTCGGTTGCAGGACAGGATTCAGATCGTCCCCTTCGATGTGACCTTAG TGGAGAGCTGGGCGCACCTTCTACCCTGGGGCCCTGTGGACCTGGTCGTCAGCAACCCTCCCTACATTTTCCACCGGGACATGGAGAACCTGGCTCCTGAGATCCTCAG ATATGAAGACCCATTAGCCCTGGATGGTGGTGAGGAGGGCATGGACATCATTACCCACATCCTGGCCCTGGCTCCTCAGCTCCTGAAGGACTCTGG AAGCGTCTTCTTGGAAGTGGACCCACAACACCCAGAGCTCGTTGGCAGCTGGCTTCAGAGCCAGTCTGACCTGTCCCTTCATCTCGTGGCTGTGCGCAGGGACTTCTGTGGGAG GCCACGGTTCCTACATATCAAGAGGTCTGGGCCACAGCGTGGTTCCCCTGTGGATGCCTGGCCAGGGCGCCAACCTGCCAGAGTGCCTGGCTGA
- the HEMK1 gene encoding MTRF1L release factor glutamine methyltransferase isoform X4, translating to MPVQYILGEWDFQGLNLKMAPPVFIPRPETEELVEWVLEEVAQGPRVVGAEGGPLILEVGCGSGAISLSLLSRLPQSRVTAVDKGEAAVCLTHENAQRLRLQDRIQIVPFDVTLVESWAHLLPWGPVDLVVSNPPYIFHRDMENLAPEILRYEDPLALDGGEEGMDIITHILALAPQLLKDSGSVFLEVDPQHPELVGSWLQSQSDLSLHLVAVRRDFCGRPRFLHIKRSGPQRGSPVDAWPGRQPARVPG from the exons ATGCCTGTGCAGTACATCCTTGGTGAATGGGACTTTCAGGGTCTCAATCTGAAGATGGCGCCCCCAGTTTTCATCCCTAGGCCAGAAACAGAG GAGCTGGTTGAATGGGTGCTGGAGGAGGTGGCACAAGGACCCCGCGTGGTGGGAGCTGAAGGCGGCCCCCTCATCTTAGAGGTGGGCTGTGGATCAGGAGCCATCTCCCTCAGCCTGCTGAGCAGGCTTCCCCAG AGCCGAGTCACTGCTGTGGATAAGGGAGAAGCCGCCGTCTGCCTGACCCATGAGAATGCTCAGAG GCTTCGGTTGCAGGACAGGATTCAGATCGTCCCCTTCGATGTGACCTTAG TGGAGAGCTGGGCGCACCTTCTACCCTGGGGCCCTGTGGACCTGGTCGTCAGCAACCCTCCCTACATTTTCCACCGGGACATGGAGAACCTGGCTCCTGAGATCCTCAG ATATGAAGACCCATTAGCCCTGGATGGTGGTGAGGAGGGCATGGACATCATTACCCACATCCTGGCCCTGGCTCCTCAGCTCCTGAAGGACTCTGG AAGCGTCTTCTTGGAAGTGGACCCACAACACCCAGAGCTCGTTGGCAGCTGGCTTCAGAGCCAGTCTGACCTGTCCCTTCATCTCGTGGCTGTGCGCAGGGACTTCTGTGGGAG GCCACGGTTCCTACATATCAAGAGGTCTGGGCCACAGCGTGGTTCCCCTGTGGATGCCTGGCCAGGGCGCCAACCTGCCAGAGTGCCTGGCTGA
- the C4H3orf18 gene encoding uncharacterized protein C3orf18 homolog — MDSRIPSAQGWISSRPPTSESDLEPATDGPASETTTLSPEATSFNDTRIPDVAGGTTGVGTMLLSFGIITVIGLTVAMVLYIRKKKRLEKLRHQLMPMYNFDPTEEQDELEQELLEHGRDAASVQAAAAGQAVQGKTTLPSQGPVQRPSRLVFTDVANAIHA; from the exons ATGGACTCCAGGATCCCATCTGCTCAGGGCTGGATCAGCAGCCGCCCACCCACCTCTGAGTCTGACCTGGAGCCTGCCACAGACGGGCCAGCTTCTGAGACCACCACCCTCAGCCCAGAAGCCACCAGCTTTAATGACACCAGAATCCCTGACGTGGCTGGTGGCACCACCGGCGTGGGCACAATGCTTCTGTCCTTCGGGATCATCACCGTCATCGGCCTGACTGTGGCCATG GTTTTGTACATCAGGAAGAAGAAGAG actgGAGAAGCTGCGCCACCAGCTCATGCCTATGTACAACTTCGACCCCACGGAGGAGCAAGACGAACTGGAGCAGGAGCTGCTGGAGCATGGCCGGGACGCTGCCTCCGTGCAGGCCGCCGCCGCTGGGCAGGCCGTGCAGGGCAAG ACCACACTCCCCTCTCAGGGCCCAGTGCAGAGGCCCAGTCGGCTGGTGTTCACCGATGTGGCCAATGCCATCCATGCGTGA